A genomic stretch from Oreochromis aureus strain Israel breed Guangdong linkage group 17, ZZ_aureus, whole genome shotgun sequence includes:
- the gnai1 gene encoding guanine nucleotide-binding protein G(i) subunit alpha-1, producing MGCTLSTEDKAAVERSKMIDRNLRDDGEKAAREVKLLLLGAGESGKSTIVKQMKIIHEAGYSEEECKQYKAVVYSNTIQSIIAIIRAMGRLKIDFGDPARADDARQLFVLAGSAEEGFMTAELAGVIKRLWKDGGVQACFSRSREYQLNDSAAYYLNDLDRISQATYIPTQQDVLRTRVKTTGIVETHFTFKDLHFKMFDVGGQRSERKKWIHCFEGVTAIIFCVALSDYDLVLAEDEEMNRMHESMKLFDSICNNKWFTDTSIILFLNKKDLFEEKIKKSPLTICYPEYAGSNTYEEAAAYIQCQFEDLNKRKDTKEIYTHFTCATDTKNVQFVFDAVTDVIIKNNLKDCGLF from the exons ATGGGATGCACACTGAGTACCGAGGACAAGGCGGCGGTGGAGCGCAGTAAAATGATCGACAGAAATCTGCGGGACGACGGGGAGAAGGCAGCCAGGGAGGTCAAGCTTCTCCTGCTCG GTGCTGGCGAATCAGGGAAAAGCACAATTGTCAAGCAGATGAA GATCATCCATGAGGCAGGCTACTCAGAAGAGGAATGCAAGCAGTACAAGGCTGTAGTCTACAGCAACACTATCCAGTCCATAATCGCCATCATCAGAGCCATGGGGCGCCTCAAGATCGACTTCGGTGACCCAGCAAGAGCT GATGATGCACGGCAACTGTTTGTGCTGGCGGGCTCAGCAGAGGAAGGCTTCATGACAGCTGAGCTGGCCGGTGTCATCAAGCGACTCTGGAAGGACGGAGGTGTTCAAGCCTGCTTCAGCCGCTCCCGCGAATATCAGCTCAACGACTCGGCAGCATA CTACTTGAACGATTTGGACAGGATATCCCAGGCCACCTACATCCCAACTCAGCAGGATGTCCTGAGGACCCGAGTCAAAACCACGGGCATTGTTGAGACGCACTTCACATTTAAGGACCTGCACTTCAA AATGTTTGATGTAGGAGGTCAGCGGTCTGAGAGGAAGAAGTGGATCCACTGCTTTGAGGGTGTGACGGCCATCATCTTCTGCGTGGCTCTCAGTGATTATGACTTGGTGCTGGCTGAGGATGAAGAGATG AACCGAATGCACGAGAGCATGAAGCTGTTTGACAGCATCTGCAACAACAAGTGGTTCACAGACACCTCCATTATCCTCTTCCTCAATAAGAAGGACCTGTTTGAAGAGAAAATCAAGAAGAGTCCTCTTACCATCTGCTACCCAGAATACGCTG GCTCCAACACATACGAGGAAGCAGCTGCCTACATCCAGTGTCAGTTTGAGGACCTGAACAAGAGGAAGGACACCAAGGAGATTTACACCCACTTCACCTGCGCCACAGATACCAAGAACGTGCAGTTTGTCTTTGACGCTGTTACTGACGTCATTATCAAGAACAACCTGAAAGACTGTGGACTCTTCTGA
- the cd36 gene encoding platelet glycoprotein 4 has translation MGCFSIKCGLLAGSVFGAVIAILGGILIPVGDMIIERTVKKEAVIEPGTTAYDNWASSEIAVYRQFWLFDVKNPQQVVQEGAFPEVQEKGPYTYKTRYLPKANVTFNPNNTASFVLPMGAIFEPSMSVGPEEDTVTTLNLAVAGAYSLLPPASHILLDMVINSTNSSLFQHRTVKELLWGYNDPILKDTIGLFSPYNGTSDGPYNIFTGKDDISKVSIIDRWRGETKLSFWNDTYCDMINGTDGSSFAPFVDKNVPLYFFSSDICRSVSASYEATMNLKGIEVYRYSLLPSTLASPVDNPDNKCFCRNYETTKNCTLAGALDISSCSDGRPVFISLPHFLQGSEYLREVVLGLHPDEEHHKTFLDVEPITGFTLNFAKRIQANMMYGPAKDITVLNKVKDYTLLPLAWLNETATLDDKTADMFKRELISRIDMLEIVQQVLLIAGVIIFFVCLIAFFCVRRKSKTNLG, from the exons ATGGGCTGCTTTAGCATTAAGTGCGGGCTTTTAGCCGGATCTGTGTTTGGGGCGGTGATAGCCATCCTGGGAGGCATCCTTATCCCAGTGGGGGACATGATCATTGAGAGGACAGTCAAGAAG GAAGCCGTCATTGAGCCTGGAACGACAGCTTATGACAACTGGGCATCTTCAGAGATCGCAGTTTACAGGCAGTTCTGGCTCTTTGACGTGAAAAACCCACAGCAGGTCGTGCAGGAAGGTGCATTTCCAGAGGTACAGGAAAAAGGACCTTACACATATAA GACAAGATATCTTCCCAAAGCGAACGTCACATTCAACCCCAATAATACTGCCTCCTTCGTGCTGCCCATGGGTGCCATCTTCGAACCATCCATGTCAGTGGGACCAGAGGAAGACACAGTCACCACGCTCAACCTGGCAGTGGCC GGGGCCTATTCATTGCTTCCTCCAGCATCACATATCTTGCTAGACATGGTCATAAATAGCACAAATTCCTCCCTATTCCAACACCGTACAGTTAAGGAGCTGTTGTGGGGTTACAATGACCCAATATTGAAAGACACCATCGgcctattttcacct TATAATGGTACCAGTGATGGCCCCTACAATATTTTCACTGGAAAGGATGACATTTCAAAAGTGTCTATAATTGACAGATGGAGAGGAGAGAC GAAATTAAGCTTTTGGAATGATACATATTGTGACATGATCAACGGGACAG ATGGTTCTTCCTTTGCTCCGTTTGTGGATAAGAATGTACCCCTCTATTTCTTCTCATCAGACATCTGCAG GTCTGTGTCAGCTAGCTATGAGGCAACTATGAATCTTAAAGGTATTGAGGTCTACCGCTACAGCCTCCTACCATCCACTCTAGCCTCTCCTGTGGACAACCCAGACAATAAATGTTTCTGCAGAAATTATGAAACCACCAAAAACTGCACCTTGGCTGGAGCACTGGACATCAGTTCCTGTTCAGACG GTAGACCAGTCTTCATCTCTTTGCCCCACTTCCTTCAAGGCAGTGAATATCTACGGGAGGTTGTGTTGGGCCTACACCCAGATGAAGAGCACCATAAAACTTTCCTGGATGTGGAACCT ATTACTGGTTTTACCCTGAATTTTGCCAAGAGAATTCAAGCCAATATGATGTATGGACCAGCAAAAGACATTAC GGTGCTAAACAAAGTGAAAGATTACACATTATTACCTCTTGCTTGGCTGAATGAg ACGGCAACGCTGGATGATAAAACCGCTGACATGTTTAAGAGGGAACTTATCTCCCGCATTGATATGTTGGAGATAGTACAGCAAGTCCTGCTGATTGCAGGTGTGAtcatcttttttgtgtgtttaattgCCTTCTTTTGTGTGAGgaggaaaagcaaaacaaaccttGGATGA